One segment of Thermosulfurimonas sp. F29 DNA contains the following:
- a CDS encoding IS1634 family transposase yields MYIRTKTFKNKDGSTRTYLYIVEGKRVNGKVRQRIVANLGRLEKLKEGQLDKLIEGLARFSRRQWIEACARSLEAKWAKDFGPALIFRRLWEDLKLDRILRKLLSGTEISIDVEEAVFAMVLNRLCDPASKLGVSRWKETVYRPEFERLELHHFYRALDFLADHKDEIEVELFERIKDLFSLELDLVFWDTTSAYFEGRGAEGFCEYGYSKDRRPDRVQVILGLLMTREGMPIGHEVFPGATADVETFWAVLKELRGRFRVRRVILVADRGMVSRKILEEIEALGLEYLVGVRMRKLRAMKEVLGRGGRFRKVKGNLRVKEVWHEGRRYLVCFNPEEAERERAAREEVVRKLEEKLKAGGLKGLIGNRGYRRYLKVKGAEVTIDREVLEEEARYDGKYVLETNTELGVEEAALAYRDLWRVERAFREIKSGLELRPIYHWTEKRIRGHIMVCFLAFVLEVVMMRRLKEAGCKGSYREVMRDLERLKAVEVAVDGK; encoded by the coding sequence ATGTATATCCGCACCAAAACCTTCAAAAACAAAGACGGCTCCACCAGGACCTACCTCTATATCGTTGAGGGCAAGCGGGTTAACGGAAAAGTACGCCAGAGGATCGTAGCCAACCTGGGACGGCTGGAAAAACTTAAGGAGGGTCAACTGGACAAGCTGATAGAAGGGCTGGCCAGGTTTTCCCGGAGGCAATGGATAGAGGCTTGTGCCCGATCCCTTGAGGCCAAATGGGCCAAGGATTTCGGTCCGGCGTTGATCTTTAGAAGGCTATGGGAAGATCTTAAGCTTGATAGGATTCTGAGGAAGCTTCTTTCTGGGACGGAAATTTCCATAGATGTGGAAGAAGCGGTTTTTGCCATGGTTTTGAACAGGCTCTGTGACCCGGCCTCGAAGCTTGGGGTTAGCCGATGGAAGGAGACGGTATATCGGCCGGAGTTTGAGAGGCTTGAGCTTCATCATTTTTACCGGGCTCTTGATTTTTTGGCCGATCATAAGGACGAGATTGAGGTAGAGCTTTTCGAGAGGATAAAGGATCTTTTCAGTCTGGAGCTTGATTTGGTGTTTTGGGACACGACGAGCGCGTATTTTGAGGGGAGAGGGGCGGAGGGGTTTTGCGAGTATGGATATTCGAAGGACCGGAGGCCGGACCGTGTGCAGGTGATATTGGGTTTACTTATGACGCGGGAGGGGATGCCGATAGGGCACGAGGTGTTTCCCGGGGCTACGGCGGATGTAGAGACATTTTGGGCGGTGCTTAAGGAGTTGCGGGGTCGGTTTCGGGTGAGGCGGGTGATTTTGGTGGCTGACCGTGGGATGGTGAGCCGGAAGATTTTGGAGGAGATCGAGGCTTTGGGGCTTGAGTATTTGGTGGGGGTGAGGATGCGGAAGCTTAGGGCCATGAAGGAGGTTTTGGGTAGAGGGGGCCGTTTCCGGAAGGTGAAAGGGAATTTGAGGGTAAAAGAGGTCTGGCATGAAGGCAGGCGTTACCTGGTTTGTTTTAATCCGGAGGAGGCGGAGAGGGAGAGGGCTGCGAGGGAGGAGGTGGTAAGGAAGCTTGAGGAGAAGCTTAAGGCGGGTGGTCTTAAGGGGCTTATAGGGAATAGGGGTTATCGTCGATATTTGAAGGTGAAGGGGGCGGAGGTTACGATAGATCGGGAGGTATTGGAGGAGGAGGCGCGGTATGATGGGAAGTATGTGCTTGAGACGAATACGGAGCTTGGGGTGGAGGAGGCGGCGCTGGCGTATAGGGATCTTTGGAGGGTGGAGAGGGCTTTTCGGGAGATCAAGAGTGGTTTGGAGCTGAGGCCTATTTATCACTGGACAGAGAAGCGGATACGGGGCCACATAATGGTTTGCTTTTTGGCCTTTGTGCTGGAGGTGGTGATGATGAGGAGGCTTAAGGAGGCGGGATGTAAGGGGTCTTACAGGGAGGTGATGAGGGATCTTGAGAGGCTCAAGGCGGTGGAGGTTGCGGTTGACGGGAAGAA
- a CDS encoding sigma-54-dependent Fis family transcriptional regulator gives MRLDIRAKRPVQAFATGPRGEEAVWMEGISLSGGILRGGPPLQVGEIIELFISNENERFKLIAEKIRDDTKGSVVRFLITDRAIFGKLWKVVVNNILSENLENRCPYCNYTVTTNLDNCPSCQLSLKIFSEEYLRTHLKNTFFLRIKILLEALKDIDLFLIYSYLNRLLLSLKNYNDDIEFVGSCPKILEIFSIIRKVAPLDIPVLILGESGTGKELVAKAIYERSLRYSKPFIVINCAAIPETLLEAELFGYERGAFTGAVQSRPGKLELADGGTLFLDEIGELPLSLQAKLLRFLENGEIEPLGSSISRKVDVRILAATNKNLDNEVKEGRFRADLYYRLNVVPIELPPLRERGIDKLILANYFLKKFSQEYFIDYKKLSKEAEKAIMHYTWPGNIRELINRIRKAIVLSQNTEITPKDLGIDDIFSKADHKVYSKRKKVDKNSLLHTLKSNNYNISKTAKTLGISRPTVYQLIKRYQIQCRDKN, from the coding sequence ATGAGACTGGATATCCGTGCCAAACGCCCGGTCCAAGCTTTCGCAACAGGTCCGAGGGGAGAAGAGGCCGTATGGATGGAAGGTATAAGTTTGAGTGGAGGGATCCTCAGGGGGGGACCTCCTCTTCAAGTGGGCGAGATAATAGAGCTTTTTATATCTAACGAGAATGAAAGATTTAAACTTATTGCTGAAAAAATTCGTGACGATACGAAAGGCTCTGTTGTACGTTTTTTAATTACTGACAGAGCAATTTTTGGCAAACTATGGAAAGTTGTGGTTAATAACATATTATCTGAAAATTTAGAAAACAGATGTCCATATTGTAATTACACAGTAACCACAAATTTAGATAATTGTCCCTCATGCCAGTTATCCTTAAAGATATTTTCCGAAGAATATCTGAGAACTCACCTTAAAAACACTTTCTTTCTTAGAATAAAAATACTTCTAGAAGCTCTGAAAGATATTGATTTATTTCTCATTTATTCCTACTTAAATAGACTATTATTGTCGCTTAAAAACTACAATGATGACATTGAATTTGTAGGAAGTTGTCCCAAAATTTTAGAAATATTTTCTATTATTCGTAAAGTGGCTCCATTAGATATTCCAGTATTAATTTTAGGGGAATCTGGCACAGGAAAAGAACTGGTAGCTAAAGCAATATATGAAAGAAGTTTAAGATATTCCAAACCTTTTATAGTAATCAACTGTGCTGCTATTCCGGAAACTCTGCTTGAGGCAGAATTATTTGGATACGAACGAGGAGCCTTCACCGGAGCGGTTCAATCTCGCCCGGGAAAGCTAGAACTAGCAGACGGAGGAACTTTATTTCTAGACGAAATTGGTGAATTACCTCTTTCTCTTCAGGCTAAACTTTTACGATTTTTAGAGAATGGAGAAATAGAACCGTTAGGATCTTCTATATCCAGGAAGGTAGATGTAAGAATACTAGCAGCTACCAATAAAAATTTAGATAATGAAGTAAAAGAAGGACGTTTTAGAGCCGATCTTTATTATCGTTTAAATGTTGTTCCAATAGAACTACCACCTTTACGAGAACGAGGAATAGATAAATTGATATTAGCTAATTATTTTTTAAAAAAGTTTTCTCAAGAATATTTTATTGACTACAAAAAATTATCCAAAGAAGCTGAAAAGGCAATAATGCATTACACATGGCCGGGAAATATAAGAGAATTGATCAATAGAATACGCAAAGCTATCGTTCTCTCTCAAAATACAGAAATCACCCCTAAGGATCTAGGCATAGACGACATTTTTTCTAAAGCAGATCATAAAGTTTATTCCAAAAGAAAAAAAGTTGATAAAAATTCACTTTTACATACTTTAAAAAGTAATAATTATAATATTTCTAAAACCGCCAAAACTCTAGGAATAAGTAGACCAACTGTCTATCAATTAATTAAACGCTATCAAATACAATGCCGTGATAAAAATTAA
- the ligA gene encoding NAD-dependent DNA ligase LigA: MAEEKREIPPEVVERVKKLREEIEYHNYRYYVLDSPIISDAEYDALMRELKELEARYPELVTPDSPTQRVGYPPADEFREVPHAVPMLSLDDAFSEEEVLEFDRRVKRFLNLPEEVEIEYTVEPKMDGLAVELVYEEGRLTVGSTRGDGYTGEDVTNNLKTIKSVPLRLFSEDGVPIPRLLEVRGEVFMRKEDFRRLNEERLSRGEPPFANPRNAAAGSLRQLDPNITAQRPLDIFFYGVGRVEGYAFRTQWEILTTLPKWGFKVNPHVRKVKNIREAIAYHHEMEKLREKLPYEIDGIVIKVNDLSLWEKLGTKARSPRYALAYKFPPTQVTTQVLDIVVQVGRTGAVTPVAILKPVEVGGVVVSRATLHNEDEIRRKDVRIGDWVLVQRAGDVIPEVVMVIKERRTGQEKPFRMPENCPVCGTKLVRKPGEAVWRCPNRGCYGQLVRHLLHFASRTAMDIEGLGTKVAEALVDRGLVQDIGDLYYLKVEDLLQLPGFALKKARNLYEAIQRSKKTTLSRFLYALGIRHVGEVAAQLLARHFKSLEALRKASMADLMSVPGIGPEAARSVWEWFRNERNLRTLEKLLAAGITFEEETAEAASEEKPLAGRTFVFTGALRSMTREEAKRRVHALGGRVASSVSRNVDYVVVGENPGSKYDRARALGLKIINEEEFLRMIE, from the coding sequence ATGGCGGAGGAAAAAAGGGAGATCCCTCCGGAGGTTGTAGAAAGGGTCAAAAAACTGCGCGAGGAGATTGAGTATCACAACTATCGTTACTATGTGCTGGATTCGCCGATCATCTCCGACGCGGAATACGACGCCCTGATGCGCGAACTGAAAGAGCTCGAGGCCCGTTATCCCGAGCTCGTCACCCCGGACTCCCCCACCCAGCGGGTGGGTTATCCTCCGGCCGATGAATTCCGCGAGGTGCCCCACGCCGTCCCCATGCTCTCGCTGGACGACGCCTTTTCCGAGGAAGAGGTCCTGGAGTTCGACCGGCGCGTCAAGCGGTTCCTCAATCTCCCCGAGGAGGTAGAGATCGAATACACGGTGGAGCCGAAGATGGACGGTCTGGCCGTGGAGCTCGTTTACGAGGAGGGGCGCCTCACCGTGGGTTCCACCCGGGGAGACGGATACACCGGAGAGGATGTCACCAACAACCTCAAGACCATAAAAAGCGTTCCCCTGCGGCTCTTTTCCGAGGACGGCGTACCCATTCCCCGGTTGCTTGAAGTGCGGGGGGAGGTCTTCATGCGCAAGGAAGACTTCAGGAGGCTTAACGAGGAGCGCCTCAGCCGTGGAGAACCCCCCTTTGCCAATCCCCGCAATGCCGCCGCGGGTTCTCTCCGGCAGCTCGATCCCAACATAACCGCCCAGCGCCCCCTGGACATCTTCTTTTACGGCGTGGGCCGGGTGGAAGGCTACGCCTTCAGGACTCAGTGGGAGATCCTCACCACCCTGCCCAAGTGGGGCTTCAAGGTGAATCCCCATGTGCGGAAGGTGAAAAACATCCGGGAGGCCATCGCCTATCACCACGAGATGGAAAAACTCCGGGAAAAACTCCCCTACGAAATAGACGGAATAGTGATCAAGGTTAACGACCTTTCCCTGTGGGAGAAGCTGGGTACCAAGGCCCGCAGTCCCCGCTACGCCCTGGCCTACAAGTTCCCGCCCACCCAGGTAACCACCCAGGTGCTGGACATCGTGGTGCAGGTGGGACGCACCGGAGCGGTGACCCCGGTGGCCATCCTCAAACCCGTGGAGGTGGGCGGGGTGGTAGTTTCCCGGGCGACCCTCCACAACGAGGACGAGATCCGGCGCAAGGATGTGCGCATAGGAGACTGGGTGCTGGTACAGCGGGCCGGGGATGTAATCCCAGAGGTGGTGATGGTCATCAAGGAACGCCGGACCGGCCAGGAGAAACCCTTTCGCATGCCGGAGAACTGTCCGGTGTGCGGCACCAAACTGGTGCGCAAACCCGGAGAGGCGGTGTGGCGGTGTCCCAACCGGGGCTGCTACGGACAGCTGGTGAGGCACCTCCTTCACTTTGCCAGCCGGACGGCCATGGACATAGAGGGACTGGGCACAAAGGTGGCCGAGGCCCTGGTGGACCGGGGCCTGGTGCAGGACATCGGCGACCTTTACTATCTCAAGGTGGAGGACCTGCTACAACTTCCGGGTTTCGCCCTGAAAAAGGCCCGCAACCTCTACGAGGCCATTCAGCGCAGCAAGAAGACCACGCTCTCGCGTTTTCTCTACGCCCTGGGGATACGGCATGTGGGAGAGGTGGCCGCGCAGCTCCTGGCCCGGCACTTCAAAAGCCTCGAGGCCCTGAGGAAGGCCTCCATGGCCGATCTCATGAGCGTACCGGGTATAGGTCCGGAGGCCGCCCGCTCGGTCTGGGAGTGGTTTCGAAACGAACGCAACCTCCGGACTCTGGAAAAGTTGCTCGCGGCCGGCATAACCTTCGAGGAGGAGACCGCAGAGGCGGCTTCTGAGGAAAAGCCTCTGGCCGGACGGACCTTCGTCTTCACCGGAGCCCTGCGGAGCATGACCCGGGAGGAGGCCAAGCGTCGCGTACATGCCCTGGGGGGGCGAGTAGCCTCCTCTGTGTCCCGGAATGTGGACTATGTGGTGGTGGGGGAGAATCCGGGTTCCAAGTACGACCGCGCCCGCGCCCTGGGCCTAAAAATCATAAACGAAGAGGAATTCCTACGGATGATTGAGTGA
- a CDS encoding CCDC90 family protein, with translation MGYALKIYEAFREYGEEKARILAEAFEELEKRYPQILDMATRSDLSETELKLTKEIEQVRKEMKEAELKLTKEIEQVRKEMKEAEIKLTKEIEQVRKEMKEVELKLTKEIEGVRKEMKEAELKLTREIEGVRLEVEQVRKEIKAVESRLVRWMFLFWTGQVVAMVGILRFLF, from the coding sequence ATGGGCTATGCCCTGAAGATTTACGAAGCTTTCCGGGAATACGGGGAGGAAAAGGCCCGGATTCTGGCCGAGGCCTTCGAGGAGCTGGAAAAGCGTTATCCACAGATCCTGGACATGGCCACCAGGTCGGACCTTTCCGAAACGGAGCTCAAGCTCACAAAGGAGATAGAGCAAGTGCGCAAGGAGATGAAGGAGGCGGAGCTCAAGCTCACGAAGGAGATAGAGCAGGTGCGCAAGGAGATGAAGGAGGCGGAGATCAAGCTCACAAAGGAGATAGAGCAAGTGCGCAAGGAGATGAAGGAGGTGGAGCTCAAGCTCACGAAGGAGATAGAGGGGGTGCGGAAAGAGATGAAGGAGGCGGAGCTCAAGCTCACGAGGGAGATAGAGGGGGTGCGTCTTGAGGTGGAGCAGGTGCGCAAGGAAATAAAGGCGGTGGAGTCGCGGCTGGTGAGGTGGATGTTTCTTTTCTGGACGGGGCAGGTAGTGGCCATGGTGGGTATATTGCGTTTCCTCTTCTGA
- a CDS encoding 3-deoxy-D-manno-octulosonic acid transferase: MWLARLLCPFYLLAQLRKRRRSLFFRRWCPRPEDLPPAPRVWVHTLSVGELQAAATLVEGLRRRFPQCHPVLTVATVSGYEAASRRFGERFAVYPGPIHCPEALRRYVSVIDPRLFILVESDVWPDLLGWLRRRGVPLIFLNAALSEGSFRRLRRWPALARCFFGAFEVIGTASPEDRRRFSVLNPGPRILYLGNLKYDFPPPSEGEVEALRRELGAYLSPPVIVCGSTHPGEEELLLEARRRLSAGTLVLCPRRPERALRVKALAEALGFRATLRSRPGPCEVLVVDTLGELRALYALAEVAFVGGTLVPVGGHNLLEPASVGVPPVFGPYVESVSGVAGELEKAGGGFRVRIDPEDLVRTWRRVLRERSKAARAAREVWYRHRGALERHLDLLAPYLSGLSVRQSV, from the coding sequence ATGTGGCTGGCTCGTCTCCTCTGTCCCTTTTATCTCCTGGCTCAGCTTAGGAAAAGACGGCGCTCTCTTTTTTTCAGGCGATGGTGCCCCCGTCCGGAGGATCTTCCTCCTGCCCCCCGCGTATGGGTGCATACCCTTTCCGTGGGTGAACTTCAGGCCGCAGCCACCCTGGTGGAGGGTTTGAGGCGGAGGTTTCCGCAGTGTCATCCGGTCCTCACCGTGGCCACGGTCTCCGGGTACGAGGCGGCTTCCCGGCGCTTCGGCGAGAGGTTCGCGGTTTATCCCGGGCCCATCCACTGTCCGGAGGCCCTCCGGCGCTATGTGTCCGTCATCGATCCCCGGCTATTCATTCTGGTGGAAAGCGATGTGTGGCCGGATCTGCTGGGATGGCTGCGCCGCAGGGGCGTGCCCCTCATTTTTTTAAACGCCGCCCTCTCCGAAGGATCCTTCCGGAGACTCAGGCGGTGGCCGGCTCTGGCCCGGTGTTTTTTCGGGGCCTTTGAGGTGATAGGCACGGCCAGCCCGGAGGACCGCCGCCGGTTTTCCGTTCTAAATCCCGGCCCCCGGATACTCTATCTGGGCAATCTGAAGTACGATTTTCCTCCCCCTTCCGAGGGAGAGGTGGAGGCCCTGCGCCGGGAACTGGGGGCCTATCTCTCCCCTCCGGTGATCGTTTGCGGATCCACTCATCCGGGCGAGGAGGAACTCCTTCTGGAGGCCCGCCGTCGTCTTTCCGCAGGCACGCTCGTTTTATGCCCTCGCCGGCCGGAAAGGGCCTTGCGGGTTAAGGCCCTTGCGGAAGCGCTCGGTTTCAGGGCCACTTTGCGTTCCCGTCCGGGCCCCTGCGAGGTGCTGGTGGTGGACACCCTGGGGGAACTCCGGGCCCTTTACGCCCTGGCCGAGGTGGCCTTCGTGGGCGGGACCCTGGTGCCGGTGGGGGGACACAACCTGCTTGAACCCGCCAGCGTGGGGGTGCCGCCCGTGTTCGGGCCCTATGTGGAGAGTGTTTCCGGGGTAGCCGGGGAGCTCGAGAAGGCCGGGGGCGGCTTCAGGGTAAGGATTGATCCGGAGGACCTCGTCCGAACCTGGAGACGGGTTCTGAGGGAGAGGTCGAAGGCGGCCCGGGCGGCCCGGGAGGTGTGGTACCGACACAGAGGGGCCCTGGAAAGACACCTGGATCTCCTGGCTCCCTATCTTTCTGGCCTTTCCGTCCGCCAAAGCGTATAA
- the paaI gene encoding hydroxyphenylacetyl-CoA thioesterase PaaI has product MEKAEKIARYMREHDRVAVWLGVEVLEVRPGYARMAMTVREDMLNAAGVCQGGVTFSLADFAFAVAANSHGRLALAVSAQIYYPAAARLGERLVAEAREVHRTEKTGLYEVSVSKEDGTLVAFFTGQVVRRPQEFNPG; this is encoded by the coding sequence ATGGAAAAGGCCGAGAAGATCGCCCGTTACATGAGGGAACACGACCGGGTGGCGGTCTGGCTGGGAGTGGAGGTGCTGGAGGTGCGTCCGGGATACGCCCGCATGGCCATGACTGTGCGGGAGGACATGTTGAACGCCGCCGGGGTCTGTCAGGGCGGGGTAACCTTTTCCCTGGCGGACTTTGCGTTTGCGGTGGCGGCCAACAGTCACGGTCGGCTGGCCCTGGCGGTCTCGGCGCAGATATACTATCCCGCCGCGGCCCGGCTGGGGGAACGCCTGGTGGCCGAGGCCCGGGAGGTTCATCGCACGGAAAAGACCGGGCTTTACGAGGTATCCGTTTCCAAGGAGGATGGTACGCTGGTGGCCTTTTTCACCGGACAGGTGGTGCGCCGACCCCAGGAGTTCAACCCCGGCTAG
- a CDS encoding RiPP maturation radical SAM C-methyltransferase has translation MRVALLALPWPLFNRPSVQLGVLKGYLRRVLPEVEVHTYHPYLSFAAALGYEDYLKICDSSWLAESLGAGLLFPERRDRARRLYERLSRREGLRRPYEEVLALLESHLRAYLKAVPWSRFRVAGFSVCLNQLTLSLWAANLLKREHPHLVIVFGGALCAGELGRSLLEAFPFIDFVINREGERPLAVLIRALSRGGPEEDLPGIFFRKEGRVRGGGELTLPPEEIPSPVYDDYFQELNHLPPEKRFFPLIPLEASRGCWWGKCHFCNLNLQWCGYRRRPLRAVLRDIRLHAQAGLLDFAFMDNCLDRKEALTLFEELSRDGRDYRFFAELRAIYSAEEFRLLRRGGLYWVQIGIEALSTSLLRRLGKGTTAMANVAAMRHCEEAGLELSANLICHFPGTTEDEIRETLTALDYVFPFRPLQTVSFWLGYESPVFQNPERFGLRRIYPHPFYRYIFPPEVLRKMTPLAWAYQGDRKHQQRLWQPVIKKVKTWQKLWNKLYREHGPLLTYREGGDFLIIRQVTPEGRILHHRLRGLSREIYLFLTEPRSFREVAETFPKISAEKLRAFLDDLERKRLLFREGERFLALAVRASRG, from the coding sequence ATGCGGGTGGCGTTGCTGGCCTTGCCCTGGCCTCTTTTTAATCGCCCCTCGGTGCAGCTGGGGGTACTCAAGGGGTATCTTCGCCGGGTGCTCCCGGAGGTGGAGGTGCACACCTATCATCCCTACCTCTCCTTCGCCGCGGCCCTGGGCTACGAAGACTACCTCAAGATCTGCGACTCCTCCTGGCTTGCGGAAAGCCTCGGAGCGGGACTGCTCTTTCCGGAGAGGCGGGATAGAGCCCGCCGGCTTTACGAACGCCTGAGCCGACGGGAGGGCCTCAGGCGTCCCTACGAGGAGGTCCTCGCCCTCCTCGAAAGCCACCTCCGGGCCTACCTCAAAGCCGTTCCCTGGTCGCGCTTCCGGGTGGCCGGCTTTTCGGTGTGTCTCAACCAGCTCACTCTGTCCCTGTGGGCGGCGAACCTCCTCAAGCGGGAGCATCCCCACCTGGTCATCGTCTTCGGAGGAGCACTCTGCGCCGGGGAGCTGGGACGCAGTCTCCTGGAGGCCTTTCCCTTCATCGACTTCGTCATCAACCGGGAGGGAGAAAGACCGCTCGCCGTCCTCATCAGGGCCCTTTCCCGGGGAGGGCCCGAAGAGGATCTTCCGGGGATCTTTTTCCGGAAAGAGGGGCGAGTTCGCGGCGGCGGGGAGTTAACCCTTCCCCCGGAGGAAATCCCCTCGCCCGTTTACGACGATTACTTTCAGGAGCTCAACCACCTGCCCCCGGAAAAGCGCTTCTTCCCGCTGATACCCCTTGAGGCCTCCCGGGGATGCTGGTGGGGCAAGTGTCACTTCTGCAACCTGAACCTTCAGTGGTGCGGCTATCGCCGCCGCCCCCTGAGGGCGGTGCTGCGGGACATCCGTCTGCACGCTCAGGCCGGACTCCTCGACTTTGCCTTCATGGACAACTGTCTGGATCGTAAGGAAGCCCTGACCCTCTTCGAGGAACTTTCCCGGGACGGTAGGGACTACCGGTTCTTCGCCGAGCTCCGGGCCATTTACTCGGCAGAGGAATTTCGCCTCCTGCGACGAGGGGGTCTCTACTGGGTTCAGATCGGAATCGAGGCCCTTTCCACCTCTCTCCTCCGGCGCCTGGGCAAGGGGACCACGGCCATGGCCAATGTTGCGGCCATGCGCCACTGCGAGGAGGCCGGACTGGAACTTTCGGCCAACCTCATCTGTCACTTTCCGGGCACCACGGAAGACGAAATCCGGGAGACCCTGACCGCCCTGGATTATGTCTTCCCCTTCCGTCCCCTTCAGACGGTCTCCTTCTGGCTCGGCTACGAAAGTCCGGTCTTTCAAAATCCGGAAAGGTTCGGACTGCGTCGGATCTACCCCCACCCTTTCTACCGGTATATCTTCCCTCCGGAGGTCCTCAGAAAAATGACCCCTCTGGCCTGGGCCTATCAGGGGGATCGCAAACATCAGCAAAGACTCTGGCAACCGGTCATAAAAAAGGTGAAGACCTGGCAAAAGCTGTGGAACAAACTCTATCGAGAGCATGGCCCCCTTCTGACCTATCGGGAGGGTGGGGATTTTCTCATCATTCGCCAGGTAACCCCGGAGGGGCGAATCCTGCACCATCGTCTCCGGGGGCTTTCCCGGGAGATATACCTCTTTCTCACCGAACCCCGATCCTTCCGGGAGGTGGCGGAGACCTTTCCGAAAATTTCGGCGGAAAAGCTCAGGGCCTTTCTCGACGACCTTGAACGCAAGCGTCTCCTGTTTCGGGAAGGGGAACGCTTCCTGGCTCTCGCCGTAAGGGCTAGCCGGGGTTGA